aatatttacaaaaatcatttgtggtgtaatgtgttttttcttgATTATTTTAGCATGTCCTACAACAATTTGCAAGTGCTGatcttttaattaataaaaatttgcaCATTATAAATTTGATCCATATAGTTACATTTCCTGTTCTGTAATGTCACTGAAACAGCAGCTGTACAAAATCAACCCACCACCAACTAGAAACGAGAAAACGaaaaatgaggggaaaaaatgcattttgtcctgttacaaaaaaaacacaaagcccTCCGCCCTGAAGGCAGAAATCCTGAAAAAACAGCTTCAGCActgactgtaaaaaataaataaataaataaaaatctatgcTTTGTTTTACAATTGTGTCACTGCAAATACTGTACTATATCAATAATTATAATGCATGTTTGAAATCCATTTATAAGTGCTTCCATACCGGTTCCTAATTTGTATAGAAAAGGTAAATTATTAGAATGAGCACTAGATTAGATAAACCTTAAAATTGGAACTACACTCAGAGTGCCCATTGTAGAAAAGTAATCAAGACTTTCTGACCAATTGGTTGGGGTTCCCAAAAGCATCACAGAACACAGACCATTTAGCAActtgaactctctctctcagttaAGATGGTCTTAATTTTGCGTTTGCATAATGAAACTAGACTCTTAAAGTCACTTATTCCTAGTAAACATTACCACCCACAAAggaatcatttaaaaacaaaatgtgcatGACATATGTTTCACATCAGCATCTTCACTTTCCATAGAACGAGGTAAGGACCTATGGAAACATCTGTCATACATCTGAGTGACCTGCAGCAAATTAAACTTCAAACAAACAGGGAATTGCCTCATCCTTAGTGAAGCTAATATAATGAGGACTGGCAGGAAATAGCAAGGACAATATGTGATCATAAAACCTATAGACGAGCAAGTCCAGTGCAGGAGAACAAAGCCCCTTGCATACGAGTGCATTGAGTGACTGGCTTCTCTGCCAGTGATTTCTCCCATCATCACAGCCAAGTCATAGCCACGCTCGGCCTGCTTTAGGGCCTTTTATGTATGCTCATGTTACCAGCTTAAGGGGGGCCTTTTCCTGCCCTACACTGGGTGTCGCGAGACCAGCCACCCCCACCAACCCTGATTCCTCTCCACCACCCACATGCACCACTCTCTGAACCCACTCACAGTGCTGGGAACAGTGGTTTGCATTGTTTCAGTTCCCTTCCTGTCACAAAACACCTGGACTAAATCCTTATTACATGATGAAGGAGAGGGGGGGGTGTCCAGTCATTGCATCATCACTTAGCCAGTTAAGATACAGTCAGGGCTTATGGTACACTAAGAAAAAGCAGATATACTGGCTCCACTGATGGGAGTTGATGAACCATGCTTCACTTGTGTTCATGCAAACAAACAGGTACAAGACAAACaagtcaaataaatgaaattgcaTTGAAGACCCTGTACctgaatataatttaatatttaagagTATAATTtgatacatacacattattaaacagtatattctgtatatcattacatattaaatataatccTTTGCATTGACTTTTAGCCCAGCATTCTTTAAGTCTGTCAAAGCAAACAGGTGAACAGTGAATGGAGCCTTTGTTATTCTGTTTAGTGAGTATCAGTACTTCAGCATGACTCACATTACTTCACAGAAGTGTTGATGGGAGACTCTGGAGCCTAGGATGTCAGGTATATGAACTTCGACACTAATCCACGAACTGGTATATCTCATTTCTCTTtaatataaggaagaaaccacctctttctttattatacaaaattgtTTCAAGCTACATGGGTGAACTTTTACTACTAAGAGCTACAGGAGCAATCTTAATCAGTCTTTTATTTAGCAAGTTCAACAGGTAAATGATTAAACAATAGTCAAGGGGAATTGCAGGACATTAGCTCAACTACATAAACCATTTGACCACATTCCTGAGTGCTATTGGCACTTTTTTAACTGCAAGGAAACAATTTGAGTAACGCATAGTAGGCCAACtgcaaccaatcagattggCTTCTTATATCTTGAAACATTTGAGTAAACAAGTTACAGTCAACTCCCGGATTTTACCCCAAGACAGAGTCACGGCTCAGTGGCTGGGCACACGCTCCCCTCCCCCTAGCCTTTGAAGTGTGTCTGGGAGCGGAAAAAGGGTGAAAGAGGGGTTTCTTCTAGGATCTCCAAGAAAACACTGGATGCTTTGAGCACAGTGACCTAGCCCTTTCAAGTGTCCCAGGCTTTATGACTCACACAAAAAGACGCACATATCATCCATGCTAATCTCATGCCCAGAAGACATACTTGCAGGCTAATGAACTAAAATCTTTGTGAAAATATTAGTGAAAAAGCACAGTATGCTCAGAAATTTATATTTCTGGATaaaatctttttatctttttttattttattgtaattaattaGGCAAACAGATTCAAAAGATTATATTTTCAAACAAATCATATGACATCCACAGTCAGgaatattcattatttacattattgttCATCCTTGTTGTATGTTACGTGAATAAAATGCAgatataaacagaataaattaaaataaataatataaataatgtcagTTTGATATTTTGCATTGCAAAATAGTCTTGGATTATCCCTGTTCAGATCTTACTACATACCTCAGAAAAAGTTATCTCTTTGGTAACATTTTAGGGCAGATCTCCAACAACAGGTATTTATAAGCCTGTGCTGGGGCATGAGGAACCCTCATTAACCACTCCCCAACTCCCCAAGTTCAGTCATCTCCATTTCTAAAGTAGTCTCCCACAACCCTTTGTCATGCCTCTCCTCCCACTAGCTATacctccttcctcctcctccaaccACTTCCCCCCATTTTCCCAGGACAGCCCCTCTCCGTTTTCAAAACCAGTACCAGATGTGCATTGAAGCTGTATTCAAGGGCCCTGCTCTTCTGGCTGCCAGCCATATGCATTTCACACTGTGATAAGGGTTCCAGGCTCAACTGACAGAATGAGAGGGCAGAAAAGGCAGGAAAGAGCACAATTAAAGAGCTTGGTGCATGTGTTTAGAGGTGGTTTCTGGGTGTAATGTAATTTTGCTTTTAACTACAGGGTGTCCCAAATTTctttgacaaaaaaattaatctacTGTAGAACCAGAATAGAGACACAGAAAAGGAGCATTTATGTGTTCTATGTATTCTAAGTGCAACTACATGCATAACACCAGATATGggatcatcatcctcctcattaTGAGTGAGAGAGATGACATAGTGTGTGTTTACAAAGAAATGGAAATCATGCAGaggatttttttcctcacttattttaataaatatacatttggtTTAGTGGTTATGTAAGAAAAAAGCTTGTGAGACACCATGTACACTGTGTGACACAAAAAGGTCTTATCTATGGGTGAAAATGACATAAGCTTCATAGTGCCTAAAAATTCCAttctaaagaagaagaagaagaagaagaatacacAAATGCAGTTTGATGAtgacaataataaaacagactttatgtaaaagcaaatacatttttttaaatgttgatttactGTACTTGTTAAGTAAATCAAGTTTGTAGATATTCTGGTGACACTAGGACATAAATAGAAGTATACATAGAATCCATttcagtgtgtttattattgAGATTATTATCCCATCACTTCAGATAGAATATAGGATATCCTACAGCCTACGTGCGCGGGCCAGagagatatatatttaatataaatatatatttactaataCTTTTACCGATTAATATCACTATGTATAATAAGAAACGTGCTATTAATGGAAGCACTGCTGTGTGTTCACGCTTACCTGCTTGTTTCGGATTCTGTCTGACTCGCTCAGATGAGTCGACTCTCCCTGCAGGAGGAAAGAACCTGTCGCCAAAATTCCACCTAAAATCCACAAAATGTGCTCAGCAACGCAAATTTATCCACAATAAACTTTCTGAAAACCATGTCGGAACTCGCAGAGCTTACATACCTTCTGGACTTTCCCTGCGTTTACAAGCTGAAGGAACAGAAAAGATGTACAAGATGAGATATAAAACAGTCCGACTATACACTTACTATCCCTCTATATAATTAACGTACActatattacaatattacactATAGTTgtttcaaacaaaacaacaacaaaaacacgcATCTTACCATTTTTTGAGTGCAAAAGTCCCATCTTTGTTTCTAATGCTTCTAATTAGCCAGTTAGGAAATTGTGAACGCTTCTCTCAGCCATGACTGGTGGAGGAGGACTGAAGTGGCAGGGCTGCATGTGGGATTGTCCATACCGGGATGTAGGAGAAGTGGTGTGGTTTCCGACGTGGGAGATGATTCCACTTCAGGCTTTTTGCCCTCTGAGGCACAAATGCACATCTTAAATTGTGAAAAATCCACCACGCCCTTCTCACTAGACGCACCTCTATTTACTCATTGGTTATTGGGCAGCAACTGAAGCCTATCTATAGTACATGGCCAAAAtgttttggacacctgaccattaccTACACTTTGCTTTGCACCTAACCTATAATGTTCTGAAAATGCTTTTCACAAGATTCTGAAGCAAGACagattcaagtcaagtcaagaggcttttattgtcatttctaccatacacagtggtacacagtacacagtgaaaatgatataacgttcctccagaaccccagtgctacactaaacaacatggagctacaacacacaacataaagttacataaagtgcatcaagtgcaacctagtacaaacagtgcagacaaaaaaacagtgcagacacacacaagacacacaagACACAAGTGTGGGACAGacacacataacacaaaatagcaccaaacagtaaacctactgtatactctaaatatacaaaatatatcttACCTGCTTGTAATTTTTGGACACCTATACCATCAACCACACCTTTGCTTATATAACGTGCACGTCCACTCTTCcgaaaatacttttttacaaGCTTCTGGAGTGTGGGTTtcatcattcagccacaagagcattaacAAAACAAGAGGTCTGGGATACAGTCAGtgctccagttcatcccaaagctgttcgaCAAGCTGAATTGTGGAggaaacattttacacagtggcactggcatgctggaacaggctgGGCCCCTGGATTGGTCCTTTAGTCTTCAACTGCTCTGTTAGATTTAGCCACAGTTGTACAATATTACAGAGCAACGAGATGTGCAAATGTGTCAACTAAAGACAGTCAGCTTCTTGAGGATTTCAGAGTATCATATGATTCAAGTAATGTACAAATTAGTGATTCGAAATCAGTGTATCTCAATTCACCTTATTTTAGTTACTATTTGCTTTTTTACTATTTGTATTCAAAATAGTATTAAAGTGCCCCAGCAAaaggtttttaatgaaaattcactatttaatattacattctaatttacatgtttaatgtattatttaattattaaagattttaataatattaagaatTATTTTATGAATGCATCCAAGCACTCAGGATCGAGACAGCAATAACTGTGATAAGAGATGGGGAACAGGTGAACATAGATAAAGAATAAACATGAACTGTTGCTCGTGATGGATGAACTGACTTGGCCTCCTAAATTGGAGGATGAACTTCCTCAATCAGTGGTCACTAATCCATTTATTGATGTAAAGCTGTCCAATATTAAAAGCCTATACAAATAcacttgaattgaattgagtgaGGATTCCGGGTGTGTTTCTACACCCTCTAGTGTGCTACTTATGACACTGTTTTTTCTGGGAATTGGGATGCAATTTTTGTCGGGTAAAGAtcgtgtaaaaaaatattgaagcACTTGTACACTTCACATTTATGCGGTCTATCTAATCAGCAGCAGAATGTAAAATCATTCAGTTACATGTCCAGAGTTTCAGTTCATGTTTACATCCAACTGAAGAATGAAGAAAAGGTGTCATTTCTGTGACATGGTTTATCCTTGGCATGATTTTTGGTAGCAGATACGTTGTTTCAATATTTCAGAAACTACTGCTGTTGGtggaattagtttttttattctaaaaaaaaaaaaaacagttaatctTAGTAGTCAATAATGGTCTATAATAGTATGCAAGATGAGACACAATGCTCGTTTAGTGGAGGTTGACAAATGGGGGAAATTTGTCCATTTTTGGtgaaaaacagtgaaaaaaaacaaattaaatgtatcCTGATTTATATGTTGCTTGTCTAAATGCATCTTCCAGATGTCAGCCATGTGTAAAATTAGCACTCAAAATCCATATTTGCTTAATCTGTTAAAAATTCATGATACTTAATTACAGAGTTTCTTATTACCATGTATGAATTATAGGTTGTGACCCCTCGTCTAGACCAAAATCAAAACTTCACATTATcttctaaaaaaatgtataacctTCCTTGTAGCACAGAATTTAAGATCATGCACAGGAACCACATACATGAAAAATATCATTAACTGAGCCTGCTATTCTGAGGGCATAGTcatatatttcagcaaaactAGATGACACcagctaaataaatgtgtaaacgttatacactatacacagagTAACTACCTTGTGCTTAATTCTAATATGAGCAGTTAAAAGTAAGCTTTCCAAATAAGTTGTAAGACTCAAAGAACTTTGTTACATCATGTACAGACGACACTCATGTGATTATTGACCATGGCTTCTAAATTGAAAGTCATATACATATTGTTATGAAAACTCCATTCATCTAAGAAAAAATATGCAATTAATATATCATATGTTGTTATCACTTAATAATATTCAAGAAAGTTAAGATGCTGTCAAACTACCAAGTAAATCTAAGCCAATAATCCTCAAGTGAAAGTTGAAAAAGACACCAATTAGACAAGAACAAAAAGCCTGATCTAAAATCCAGTAAAGAAGAAAAGCCTAAGAAAAACTAACTACCTCTGACATAAcgtttacatttcatttaccAGCACTGTTGAAAATGCCAATAGAAAATCACAAATCAATAGAAAATCAATTGACAATCACAatgcatttaattcattttttgttttgaaaatgacactttatttacaattatttgttTCTACTTGAACATCCAGCAAATAGACATGTCCCACTGTTTAGATTTAAGATCGTGTTGCAATGTACTGGGCAGAATTGATGTCTTCTAGCagactagtttttttttctttgcattgtaTATTACAGTGTTGTACAATGGTATGATTAGGCTTGTTCTCTTTACATTGTACATGTACAATGTCTTTCCAAAGATGAGTCTGAAATGGTGTGCTGTTTTTGTATTGTTACTTCATTGGTAACAACCTAACCTGGAAAGAGTCACACGGTAGCACCATTGGGTTACCATTACACTAAGAGGAACATCATATATCAGGAGAAAGATTATTTTGCctttaacataataaaaaacaaaattcctAATCAACATTTGAATATTGATTTCAGTtgataaatttacatttagttACAACCAAGAGTTTCTTTGACTGCCACGGTGGACATAGGTCCAATATGGGTCCAAATGTAGCCTTTCTCTGGGCGAACAGGAATTATCGGAAATGGGGAGCTCCTCGATTTGAAATATTCTGATGGTGCATGGCAAACAAACTCAAGGTATTCCATTTTTCTGGGCAAATCCTCTTCGGGGCCTGCATAATTAAAACAGTCATGTTTAATCATCATAAATATCGCCAGCATATCTCTGAACATGAATACTATAACTTACCAACTATGTAAGTGCCTGGATCGAAGTGATCTCTTGGACTAGCCTGTGTAGGGATCAGCCACGTTAATGCAGCACTTTTCTCGCAGTACTGGTCCTGAACAAAGCCACGGATCTGTGCAAAATATGGTTTACCATCCTCTTCATCGGTTACCTTTATCACATCTCCTATTTGATAGTAAACACCCTGATGGAAATGAAAGACTTATTAACTTAGAGACCtgaaaaaaacatcttgatTGCTTTTAAATCCCattaaaaaagtgtataaaaacatttatctaCCTTGTAGAAGATTGACTCTGATGTGATAATAGTAGACACAGACTCAGGGGCTTTGATAGGCTGAGGGGGGAAAAAGCATAATCGGTTTACATTCAGTTTGGCAGAAACTTGAAATGAATATTGAAACATTTGCTGTTGAGAAGCACTTACATTTTTGAGTTTAAAGATGTGCCGTCTTCCTTTTCCTTTTGATGAAACCTTCTTTTCAGACGCAGGTGCCTTGTACTTGGTGCTTCTTAATCGTGCTGAACGCCGGTGGATTTCCTGTTTAGACTGTTCAGAATACAGgagatacacacatttttatagacCTTTAAATTTCAAAACAATTATctattactattaaaaaaaattatttagggtgtttttaatagattttatacatttaaacaaagtgatgactgagaaaagaaaacagttaTCAAGTTACCCAGACTCAGGTGGCCTTCAGAGATCAGTACAGTTAATTTGTGGTTTATTTTGTGATCTTCTATAAACTATCCCTTTTGTTTAAAGCAAGGATGTCCGATCACCGTAGAAATGTTGCTACGGtaagaaacatgtctatatctgatgcagaggagctcatccatgcattcatgacctccagactggactattgtaatgcattactaggtggctGTCCtgaatcattaataaacaagataCAGTTGGTCCAGAAAGGTTCTTACAAGgttgagaaaatatgaccatataaccccaatcttatcatccccacattggctacctgttaagtttcgaatcgatcacaaactactgctacttacttacaaaacacttaaTGGTtaagctcccatgtatctatccagtcttctaacatgctacaatcaatcatgctccttgagatctcaaatctctggacttctagtagttcctagaatagcaaaatccactaaaggtggtagaacattctcacatttagctcctaaacttgtGAATAGTCTTACTGACAGTGTTccgggctcagacacactcacccagtatATTTTTAGCGagaacacacatcacatatcataaccttgtacTCCAGTACATTTGATCACATGCAGATTTTCAACTTGTgcaacagcagctacactaattcctctccactgcttctctttctctacccatcccgaggttgctccagctccagtcgtgtcccacctcgtgaagattgtggacctttaaagaagtagatgccgagcTCTAAAACATGAAACATCTCTGCCAGTTGGATttctgttgaaagatttatgatcaaactcttgatgtcacccaaatgaggatgggtttcccttttgagtctggttcctctcaaggtttcttcctcataacatctaagggagttttttcttgccacagtcactattactgctcatcagggataaatgcacaccattcaccttgactgttgatttctgtaaagctgctttgagacaatgtctgttgtgaaaagcgctatacaaataaacttgacttcacttcacttgatGTAGTGTtaggacattggacctctttgagtgtttatcTCTGGTATGTTGGATCTGAGGCTCGGGAATGTTGGATCTATGGTGAACTCAAATGTTATTTAATGAGTTGCGCAGTAGCAATTAAATGAGTGCCTGTACCTGTTTTCCCCCGCCGTTACTCTGCTGTGTGTTGGAGGAGATAGCCAGCCCTGGTGGTCCTGTGATGCTGCTTTTAGCTGTACAGTTGTTACACAGGATTTCTCCCTGGTTTCCCTTTTTCCACATC
This genomic interval from Silurus meridionalis isolate SWU-2019-XX chromosome 22, ASM1480568v1, whole genome shotgun sequence contains the following:
- the gatad1 gene encoding GATA zinc finger domain-containing protein 1; its protein translation is MPLGLKPCCAVCKTNSSSMWKKGNQGEILCNNCTAKSSITGPPGLAISSNTQQSNGGGKQSKQEIHRRSARLRSTKYKAPASEKKVSSKGKGRRHIFKLKNPIKAPESVSTIITSESIFYKGVYYQIGDVIKVTDEEDGKPYFAQIRGFVQDQYCEKSAALTWLIPTQASPRDHFDPGTYIVGPEEDLPRKMEYLEFVCHAPSEYFKSRSSPFPIIPVRPEKGYIWTHIGPMSTVAVKETLGCN